Proteins encoded by one window of Ovis canadensis isolate MfBH-ARS-UI-01 breed Bighorn chromosome 14, ARS-UI_OviCan_v2, whole genome shotgun sequence:
- the LOC138418935 gene encoding uncharacterized protein isoform X2, whose product MQETVTGQENGQALGVGAITGIVIGVLVLMLLAVLGYFIFFHRGKRPLASTSGCGPSGISVSQASLRDARPPAPIYQI is encoded by the exons ATGCAAGAAACGGTCACAG gGCAAGAAAACGGCCAAGCCCTCGGTGTTGGGGCCATTACTGGCATCGTGATTGGGGTCCTTGTGCTGATGCTGCTGGCTGTCCTgggatatttcattttctttcacag AGGGAAGCGGCCCCTAGCGTCCACCTCAG GATGTGGTCCCTCTGGCATCTCTGTGTCCCAG GCCTCCCTACGTGATGCCAGGCCACCAGCTCCCATCTACCAG ATCTAG
- the LOC138418935 gene encoding cell adhesion molecule CEACAM4-like isoform X1 has protein sequence MQETVTGQENGQALGVGAITGIVIGVLVLMLLAVLGYFIFFHRGKRPLASTSGCGPSGISVSQASLRDARPPAPIYQELLRPDTDIYCDNSHADLDLSSSRHVSLIDCGKELT, from the exons ATGCAAGAAACGGTCACAG gGCAAGAAAACGGCCAAGCCCTCGGTGTTGGGGCCATTACTGGCATCGTGATTGGGGTCCTTGTGCTGATGCTGCTGGCTGTCCTgggatatttcattttctttcacag AGGGAAGCGGCCCCTAGCGTCCACCTCAG GATGTGGTCCCTCTGGCATCTCTGTGTCCCAG GCCTCCCTACGTGATGCCAGGCCACCAGCTCCCATCTACCAG GAATTACTACGCCCCGACACAGACATTTACTGTGATAACAGCCATGCAGatctggatcttagttcctccagaCACGTCTCCTTAATAGACTGTGGGAAAGAGCTTACCTGA